DNA sequence from the Teretinema zuelzerae genome:
ATGGCTGCCGCAACCTGGTGGTTGCATCAGCCTTATGGCTGCGTCAGCCCGAAGGTTCGAGAAGGGCGGCGCAGGCCTCGTTCACCGAGCCGAGATGGAAGCAGTCGGTGAGCATCACCAGATAATCTCCGGCTTCGATTCCGGTTTCTCCGTGGGGGATGATTTCGCTTTGGCCGCGGCGAACCGCCACTATCAGGGAGTGCTCAGGCCAGGCTACGTCCTGGATCCGCACCCCGTCGAGCCCCGAGCCGGGCGACACCGCGAGTTCGAATACGGTTTTCTCATGCGGCTTGAAGCCCTCCTCCCGGCACGATCCGCGGAAGCGCAAAAGGCGTTCGAGCAAGGCTTCGTAGACGGGCGGGGAGCGCATCAGGTCCGCGCTCACGTAGGCGGTTATGCTCACCAGAGAGATGGAGAGCAAATGCTGGAAGGAGCCGGTCATCTCGGTGATGAGTATGATGCCGGTGATCGGAGCGCGCACGATGGCGGAAAACAAGCCGGCCATCCCGAAAATGATGAAGTTATCCAGGAACGCGGGATCGACTCCCGCGGGAACCGCGATTACGCGGGCCCACAGGGCTCCGGCCAGCGCGCCGAGAGACAACAGCGGAAGGAAGATGCCTCCGGGAGCGCCTGAGCCGTAGCAGATCATCGTAAAGACGAACTTGCCGGCGAGCAGGACGAAGAGAAAGACCGGAGCGAACGAGCTACCGATCAATTCCACGACGAGTTCATGGCCTCCGCCGAGAACTTCCGGCAGATAAAACAGGAAGGGAACCGAAAGGGCGAGCGGGATGAAGGAGCGGAACCGCGGAGAGAGGCCCGTTCGAGCGTAGAGATCCTGGCTCTTGAACAGCGAACTGTTGAACAGAACGCCGAGAAGTCCGAGAGCGAGGCCCAATAAAAGCACGAAAACGTAGTGTTCGGCCGGAAGCGCCGCCAACTGGGGAAAGGAAAACACCGGTTTGAGGCCGAAGAAAAAGCCCGAGACGTAGCTCGCCGTCAAAGCCGAGGAAAGCGCCGTGATCAGGACGAAGGGAGAAAAGTTTTTATGAAGCTCCTCGAGCGCGAAGACGACGCCGGCGAGCGGCGCGTTGAAGGCGGCGGCCAGGCCGGCGCCCGCTCCTCCGGTTACGAGGAAGCGCTCCTCGACGCGGGTTCGTCCGGCTACGCGGCTGAATCCGAGGCCGACCGCGGCGCCCAGCTGGACGGAGGGTCCTTCGCGTCCGAGGGAAAGGCCCGAACCGATTGCCAGCACGCCGCCTGCGAATTTCGCTAAAAGTATGCGCCACCAGCTCATTTCCAGGCGTCCCGATAAAAAACCTTCGATCTGGGGGATGCCGCTTCCGGATATGAGGGGATTGCGCTTCACCAGCTCTCCGATGACGAGGCCGCAGAGGATGAGCGCTCCTATCCAGACGACGACCGACTCGGGCTTCCCGATAATCGTCTCTCTGACCAGACCCAAGAGATGAAAGGCCTGTTCAAGCGCGTACCGGTAGGCTGAAACGATGAGGCCGCACGCAAGACCTATCAACACTCCTTCGATCACCAACTTGAACCTGAAACTGTACCAATGCCGCAGGGTATGCGCTGTTCCGTCCTTATCCATCACTCGCTCCGCCTCTATTTTCGTACCAGTATATGAAACGAGAGACATAGTGGCAAGAACGAGCGGTTTGACACATAAGAAAACAGGGGATATGATAATTGTAACGTCATTGTAAAAAGTAGAGGGCGTATGGACATCAGACCTCTGGGCGCAGACTCGACAAATGCGGTTCTCCACCTTTTTAATACTGTAATTCGCGACATGAAGCAAAAGGGAATCGACCAGTGGGACGATATCTACCCTTCAAAGGAACTTCTGAGAAACGACATTCTCGCGGGTTCCGCCTGGGGCTGTTTCGAGGGAGAAACCCTTGCCGGATACCTTGCCATCGATGCCGACGAACCGAAAGAATACGCGGCGCTCCCCTGGGAATGGGGAATAGACAATCATCTGATGATCCACCGGATCTGCATACATCCGCTCAAACGCCAGAACGGATACTCGCAGGCCCTCCTCGCCGCCGTAGAAAAATGGGCGGCGGAAACGGGCTGCAAGGCGATCAGGCTGGACACCCACATGACGAACAAGGTTGCCCAATACACATTCGAAAAAAACGGCTACGCGTTTCGGGGAACGGTCGAATTCCGCAAGGGCACTTTTTTCTGTTACGAAAAAGAACTCTAAAAAAACGCCGGCGCCCTTCCACAAAATCCCGATGAACAGTACAGTCTTCCGGTGACAGAAGACGCGCATATCGGTTTTTTCAACGCGGAAAATTTCTCCCTCCTCCTCGACCGCTCCTATACCCGGGAGGAGCTGGAAAACCTGGACGAAGACGTCTACCAGGGAATGAATCCTTCCATATACAACCCCAACAAGAACCGCTCCAAAATAGCGGCGATCGCGGAGATGATACTCGAACAGGATTTCGATTTTCTGGGACTCTGCGAAATCGGAGGGATGGAAACCCTGGAAGCCTTCAACCGCATCTATCTTGAAGGCAGGTACGATTGCTTCTTGTATGAAGAAAACTCCACCCGGGGAATCTTCGTCGGCGCGCTGGTTAAAAAAGGGCGGTTTCCCGGAACCCGCGCGGTCAACGTCAAAGAAGACTTTTCCCGGAACCTCCTGAAAATCGAGCTGAAAACCCGCGGAGGAACTCTGAAAATCTTCGTGGTGCATCTGAAAAGCCAGCACGGAGACGACCGGGGGCTCGAGAGGCGGCTGGAAGAGGTCGAGAAACTCGCCCGGCTTGTGAGAGAGCGCAAGTGCGTCGTGATGGGAGACTTCAACGGCATACTGATCCGCGGCCTGCATCAATTCGAATACGAAAAATTCCTGGAGCTCCCCCTCTGCGACGTGCTTGCGGCAGCGGGAGTGCCCGCGAACCAGCGGCATACGCACTATTACTTCGGCTCTGGCAAGAACTTCGCCCAGCTCGATTACATATTCTGCACCCACGACATCGACATTCTCGACGCCGGAGTTCTGGAGGACGGCATCCCCCAAAACAGGGACGAACGATTCCGCCTTCCCTCGGATCACCTGTGCATCCGCGCCGTCGTGCGCGTCGGAGCGCCCCGGTGACTTGATCACCGATGCCGCGGCGGGAAAGAGTTATACTAACTGTAAGCATATCGTTCTCAAGGAGGACCACATGAAACAGACGACTGTATTAATCGCCGCCGCCCTGCTGTTTCTCGGAACAGCCGGAGCCCAGACGGCGCGAAGCGAAAAAATCCGCGCGGACGACGCGAAACGTTTGCTGGAGACGAACAAGGCAACCGTGCTGGCGGACGTGCGCACGCAGGAAGAATACGACGCGGGGAGAATCCCCGGCGCGATACTTCTTCCCTTTGATCAGATAACCGCCGCCTCCGCCGCGAAGGCCCTGCCGGATAAGAACGCGCCCGTCATCGTCTACTGCAGAACCGGCAGGCGATCGGCCGTCGCCGCGAAAACTCTCACCGATTTGGGATACCGCACAGTCTACGACATGGGCGGAATCAACCAATGGAAGGGAAAACTGGAACGATAGAATAAAGGCACCTCTAAAAACTTCAGTTTTTAGAGGTCTACCTTAATATAGGTGTAAATCCAGTAAGGATTTACAAGGGCACCGAGGAAAACTAACCGAGTTTTTCGAGGTGCCCATAAGTCTTTGTTTGACGAAGTCGGGAAACAGACGTAGTATTTCGTTTATGAAACTGCACTTCGCCGGATCGAGAACCGTAACATCCATACTACACATTCTGTGCGCGGCGGCGGCTCTGCTGCTGTCGGCTTACCTTTTCCCCGCTCCCCTCCCGACCCTCGCGGGCATACTGCTTTTCGCGGGAAACGCGCTTGGCTTTTTGCTTACGCGCTCGCAGGGCAAACGCCAGGAGCGATTGCTCGAGGACACGACCGGCACGGTCAAGGAGATGGCGAGGCAGATCGCCCACGGCGTTTCGTCGTTCGCCTCCGGCGACATGAGATACCGCCTGACGATGCCGGGAAAGCCCTGCCTGACGGAAGAAGGAGAAGCCGTCGCTAAGAGGCTGCGGACAGGAATCGACGATTTCAACAGCATGACCGAGAGCCCTCCCAAGCGGATTTGCTTTGTCGGAGCGAACTCGTACCAGGAAGGCCGCGCAGCCGGCGAGAACATCGCCCGCATGCTTTCCGGAAAAGGCAAGATAGCCTATATAATTCCGATGTATACCCAGGTAAACCATGTGCTGCGCATGAAGGGCTGCAGGGATTACCTCGCCGAATACGCCCCCGGCATACAGAACGAGGGCATTTTCGAATCGCGGGGAAATCCGCCGACGGCCGCCGAAATCGCGCTTAAGGCCTGCTCCGAAACCCCCGACTTGAGCGTCATATTCATAACCGACGGACACACGCCTTCGGCCGTAGCGGAAGCGTTGGCGGAACGGAAATGCCGCGTTCAGCTGGTAATCTTCGACGCGACCGAAACCAACATCGGCCTTTTGAAACAAGGGAAGATCGCGTCCCTCATCGAACAGAACCCCTACGGTCAGGCCTGGAACGCCCTTGTGCACCTCTACAACGCCTGCGAAGCTTCGTGGAAGCCGACCACGAGAAAGCTCTTCATGGATCCCATCTACATCGACAAAGCGAACTACGCAACCTACTGGGACGACGGCAGGAACCGCCGGATCATGAAGGAAGACGAGCGGTCTCAGCTGGCCGTTCCCGCGCCGAACAGATCGGGAAAGAAATACCGCTTCGGAATCATCATGCCCCAGAAAACGGGCTTCTTCGCCGCCCTGGTCGAAGGCGCGGAGGCGGCCGCTTCCAAACTGTCGGAATACGGGGTCGAGGTCGAACTTGTCGACGCCTATCACGCGCAGGAGGACTTCGGCAGCGCCGGTCTGTACTGCCCCATCATCCAATCATTCATAGACCGGAAATTCGACGGTTTCATGACGAGCATCATCGATCCGCAGGTTATGAAATGCGTGAACAAGGCTGTCGAGAGCGGACTCAAGGCGACGACGTTCAGCACCGAGCCTTCAAGCTTCCGGGAAATAATTCTCACCCTCATGGACAACGCGGAAGGCCTCATGGGCGCGAGCCAAAACCTCGCGTCGGCCGCTGAGGAATCGGCCCGGGCGAATATCCAGATAGGCTTGTCGATTTCGGGAATCCGGGACGACATGGACGAGCAGCAAAGCAGCGTATCTGATACGGAAAACCGGCTGGAACAGCTGAACCGCACGATGGAAACGATGAAGGCCTCGCTCGATTCGTATACCGAGCTCGTGCGGAAAATGAGCGCGGAGTCCACCGGAGGCGCGGAAGAAATGGACGCGGCGGTAAGGGAAAGCGGAGAGCTGAGAACGGCGATCGCTTCGATCGAGCATGCGCTCGTCTCCTTCTCGGAAAAACTGGGCTCGGTGAAGGATTTCGCCGGAGTGATCGAAGGTTTGGCGGAAAGCACGAACGTGTTGGCGATTAACGCCTCGATACAGGCGGCCCGCGCGGGAACGGCGGGAAAATCGTTCGCGGTGGTCGCCGGGGAAATTCGCAGTCTTTCGGCGAATTCCCGAACCGCGGCGGAAAATATCCGCGCGACGGTGAATGACATAACCGGTTCTATGGATGAAATTCTTGAGGTAAGCACGGGAGGCAGCAAGCTGGTAGACCGAAATCTGGCGAAAACCAGGGGCGCCCAGCAAACCTTTTCTTCTATCACGCAGGGACTGCGGGGTTCGGCTGAAAGCATTCAGACTATCGGAGAATCCGCGTCCGAGGTTGCCGCTAACGGCAAAACGGTCAAAGAAAACCTTGACGCGATAGCCACGGCTACGGGAAGCACCGCCGAACGCATCCAGGAAATATCGATCGCCATCGCCCAGCTTGAACGGCAGGGAAGCAGTCTTTCGGAAACCGCCAACTCGCTTCTGGACATGGCGGCGAATCAGAAGGTAGCCTTCTCGCAGCTTTCGGTGAAAGACACGGAGAAGGCCCCCGGACGTAGCACTCGCTAGGCCTTCCTGACCGCTTCAAGGGCCGCTTTATAATCGGGTTCCTGCTTGATCTCGGGAACCTGTTCCGTGTACACGACCGTGTTGTTCGCGTCCAGAACCACGACGGCCCGGGACAGAAGGCCGGCAAGCGGGCCGGTGGTTATTTCCGCCCCCCAGTCTTTTCCGAACGAGCGGTTGCGGAGCTGAGAAAGCGAAATAATGTTCGAAAGGTTTTCCGCCTTGCAGAAGCGGGCCATCGCGAACGGAAGATCGTTCGAAACGGTCAGGAGAACCGCGTCTCCCATGGATGCGATCTCGGCGTCGAAGCGCCGCGCGCTCGCCGCGCATACGCCGGTATCGAGGCTGGGCACGATGTTCAGTATCTTCTTTTTCCCCGCGAACGAGGCGAGAGTCGCATCCGATAAATCTTCTTTGGTAAGCAGAAAATCCGGAGCCGCGGAGCCGACCGCAGGCAGATTTCCGATAGTCTCTATACGCGAACCCCCAAGGGTAATGTGAGCCATATATTTCCTCCATCACTAAATGTTACCCTAATATTACTTACAATTCCGGCGAAAAGCAAATTCTTGACCTCGAAAAAAAAACTTGAGTTTTTCGAGGTGCCCGATTATCTTTCCGGAAAAAGAGGCTCATGCTAGTATGAAGCCATGAATGTGCCGGAACTGATTCTCGAAGACGTCTCCATGATATGGGACGGCGCGCCCCACTGCGCGTTTACGGATCTTGCGCGCTACAAGGCGAAGTGGTACTGCGCCTTCCGCGAGGGCAAGGCCCATGCCTGGTGTCCCGGCAAAATACGGGTGCTCGCCTCGACCGACGGAGAGAAGTGGGAAACCGCCTTTGTGCTTTCCGCCCGCTCGACCGACTACCGCGACCCGAAGCTCGCTCCAGGCCCCGGCGGAAGCCTCGAACTCGTCGTCGGGGTTACCCGGTTGAAAGGGGGAAGGCCAGAGGGCCGGCATTCCGCCGCGCTGCGGACTTTTGACGGAGTAAGCTGGTCGACGCCTGCGCAGATCGGAGGCGAGGGAGACTGGATATGGCGGACTGAACGGAACGGCGGCGAAACGTGGGGAATCAGCTACCGGCTTCCGGGGAAGCGGCGATGGACGGTGCATCTGATGCGGAGCGCGGACGGCCGTGCGTGGAGCGATCATGTCAGGCTCAAGGTTCCAGGCCTCCCGAACGAGGCGACTGTCCGCTTCTGCGGAGAGGCGGCGATAGCCCTGGTGCGCCGGGAAGCGAAGGGCGGAGAAGCATGGATAGGAAAATCCGGCTCTCCGTTCTTGGAATGGGAGTGGACTGGTTGCGGAGAGCGGGTCGGCGGGCCGAACTTTCTTATCGCGCCGCCGGGAACGCTCTATGCGGAGCGGACGCCGGATGATGCGGTTCAACCGGAACCGGAAATGATCGCCGCGACGCGGCTGTGGAACGGCAGGACGCCCCGAACCTCGGTATGTCTGATGCGGGCCGGAAAACTTTTTTCCCTCCTGGACCTTCCTTCCGAGGGAGACTGCGGATATCCGGGAATGGTTCTGCACCGCGGGAAGCTGTGGGTCAGCTATTATTCGTCCCATGAAGGGCGGGCGAGAATATACCTCGCCCGCGTTAAAATCAGGAAAGCCCGAAGGCCGTAGAAATAAGATTGCGGGTATACGCGTCCTTGGGATTCGCGAACACCTCGGAAGAAAGCCCCTGCTCGACCACCCTGCCGGCCTTCATGATCATGAGCCGATGGCTGAGCGCGCGAAGCACCTTCAAATCATGGCTGATGAAAATGTACGAAAGCCCGTGCTTTCTCTGGATATCCCGGAGAAGGGCGATAACCTGGAACTGGACGGTCCTGTCGAGAGACGAGGTCGGCTCGTCGAGGACGATCACTTCGGGCTTGAGCACGAGGGCCCGCGCGATCGCGATCCTTTGGCGCTGGCCGCCTGAATACTCGTGGGGATAGCGGAAGCGGATTTCAGGATCGAGCCCGACCTCGCGGAGAGTCTCGCAGACGAGGGCGTCCCGCTCCGTGCGGTCCTTCATTCCGTGGGCTTCAAGTCCTTCCGCGATGATGTCGGCGACGGTCATGCGCGGATTAAGGCTCCCGAAGGGGTCCTGGAAGATGATCTGCATGCGGCGGCGCAGGAGCCGTAAGGGCGCGCCTTCAAGCTCGTCTATCCTGATGCCTCCGAGGCGGATCTCTCCGCTCGAGGCGGTAAGCTTGAGAAGAGCCTTTCCGAGCGTTGTTTTCCCCGAACCGGATTCGCCGGCGATGCCGAGAGTCTCTCCGGGATAGAGAACCGCGTCCACCCCGTCGACGGCCTTGATCCATTCGGCCGATCTCCGCAAGAAACCCTTTTGCACCGGAAACCACACTTTTATGCCCCGGCCCTCGAGCACCGGAACGCCCGAACTTTCGCCCGCAAGCGCAGCACCGCCGCCGACAGACTTCGCACCGTCGGTAGTTTGCGCGCCGGCGGGAGTTTGCGTGCCGTCGGTGGGAGGTGCCGCACCGTCGGGAGTTTCCGCAGCACCGTGAGATTGCGCGCCGTCGGCGAGATGTGCCGAGTTGCCGACAGATTGCGCGCCGTCGCCGACAGATTGCGCGCTGTCGCCGACGGCCGGCGAGCCCTCTATCCCGGCGGCTTCAGGGTCGGCGGAAAGGAGGCGCTTCGTGTACGGGTGTTCGGGCGAAGTGAAAACTTTTTCCACAGGGCCGGTTTCCACGATGAGACCGTCCTGCATGACGGCAACCCGGTCCGCGACCCGGCTGACGATCTCCAGATTGTGGGTGATAAACAACATTGCCATGCCGAGTTCCCGCTGGAGCTGGAGCAGAAGGTCCAGAATCTGAGCCTGAACGGTAACGTCCAGCGCGGTAGTCGGCTCGTCCGCGATGAGCAGGGCCGGCTCGTTCGCCAGGGCCATCGCGATCATGACGCGCTGCCGCTCGCCGCCGGAAAGCTGGTGCGGATAGGAGCGGAACTTTTTTTCCGGCTCGGCGAGGCCTACCCGATCGAGCCATTGCAGGGTTACCGGACGGGCCTGAGAGCGGGAAAGGCCGCGGTGCAGAAACAAGGTTTCGCCGATCTGCTGTTCGACCGTGTGCAGGGGATTCAGGGAGCTCATCGGCTCCTGAAACACCATGCCGATTTCTCTGCCTCTCAGGGAACGGAGCTCGTCCTCTCCGGCGGAAAGGATGTCCCTGCCCCGGAAAAGGATTTTTCCGCCCGGGTAGGAGGCCGATGCAGACGGAAGAAGACGCAGAATCGACTGGGCGGAGACCGTCTTGCCCGAACCGGATTCGCCTACGAGGGCAAGCGTCTCGTTCGCGCTGATCGAAAAATCCACTCCGTAAACCACCTCGCGAATCCGGTCGCGCGACTTGAACGCGATGCGGAGGGAGGACACTTCGAGAAGGGGTGCGGCCGCGTTTACCGCGATGCCGCCGTTTTGCATACTATCCGTCATACAGCCCTCCGGGGATCGAGCGCGTCCCGTACCGCTTCTCCGATGAACACGAGAAGGCTCAGGGTTCCGGCGAGCACGGCGAAGGCGGTGATGCCGAGCCAGGGAGCGTGCAGATTGTCCTTCCCCTGAGCCAGAAGTCCGCCGAGGGACGGAGAGCCGGGAGGAAGGCCGAAGCCGAGAAAGTCCAGGGAGGTGAGAGTCGTAATGGAGCCGCACAGGATGAACGGCAGAAAGGTGAGCGTCGCCACAAGGGCGTTCGGCAGAATATGGCGAAAGATGATCCGCGAATCCCGCAAACCCAGCGCGCGGGCGGCGAGCACGTACTCGTAGTTCCGGGTGCGCAGGAACTCCGCGCGCACCACGCCGACGAGGCCCATCCAGCCGAACAGCAGATTGATCAGCAGGAGCCACCAGAAATTGGGCTGCACGACGCTGGAAAGAATTATCAGAATGAAGAGGGTCGGCATGCCGGACCACACCTCCATGAAGCGCTGGCCGGCGAGATCGACCCAGCCGCCGTAGTAGCCCTGAAGGGCTCCCGCCGCGATGCCGACCAGGGAGGAAAGCAGGGTGAGGGTCAGGCCGAAGAGCACTGAAATGCGGAATCCGTAAATCACGACAGCGAGCACGTCCCTGCCCTGATCGTCTGTCCCGAGGGGATTCGTCCAGGTCGGGCCGGAAGGCGCTGGGCCGGGAAGGTCGTAGTTGATCGTGTTATAGCGGAAGCGCACCAGGGGCCACAGCATAAAGCCCTTTTCCCCGATGAGATCCGCGATGTACGGGTCGCGGTAATCGGTCTTGATGGGGAACTCCCCGCCGAACACCGTCTCCGGATAATCCCGGACGAGCGGGAAATACACACTCCCCTCGTACACCACCAACAGGGGAACCTCGTTCGCGAGGAAGTCGGCCCCGAGGCTGAGCAGGAAAAGCACGGAAAAAATCCACAGGGAAATCCAGCCGCGGCGGTTCGCGCGGAATCTCCTCCAACGCTCGCGGCCGGGACTGTTCGCCGCGCGGTCGCGCGCCTGCTCCAGCTCTGCCGCCTGGGCCCGCTCCTGCGCTTCAAGCTGTGCGCCGGCCGGGCTTTTCGGCGCGGCCGGGACGGTTGCGCCGTCTGTTTGAATTTCGCCGCTCATGCAGACCTCCGTTCAAAGTCGATGCGGGGATCGACGAGGGTATAGGTGATGTCGCTCACAAGAGAGAGAACGAGACCCATCAGGGTAAAGATATAGAGGGTGCCGAACATGACCGGATAGTCCCGCTGCATGGTCGCCTCGAAGCCGAGAAGTCCGAGGCCGTTGAGCGAGAAGATTACTTCGATCAGAACGGAACCGGTGAAAAACATGCTGATGAAGGTCGCAGGAAACCCCGCTATCACCAGAAGCATGGCGTTTCTGAACACATGGTCCCTGAGAATGGCACGCTCGCCTAAGCCCTTCGCCCGAGCCGTCGTAACATACTGCTTGTGTATTTCGTCCAGAAAAGAATTCTTGGTCAGCATGGTGAGCGTCGCGAAACCGCCGATCGTCATCACGAAAACGGGGAGGAAAATATGGCTCGCGTAGTCGAGGATCTTTCCGCCGAGGCTGAGAGTCGCGAAATCGGCGGACACGAGGCCGCGAAGGGGGAATATCTTCAAAAAGCTCCCGCCCGCGAACAGAACGATGAGGAGGACGGCGAACAAAAAGGTGGGAATCATGTTCCCCAGGATGACGGCGGTGCTCGTCCACACGTCAAAGCGGCTGCCGTGCCTCACCGCCTTGCGGATGCCGAGCGGAATCGAAACCAGATAAATGATGAGGGTGCTCCACAACCCGAGAGAGACCGAAACCGGCAGGCATCGGCCGATCAAGCCCAGAACGCTCTCACCCCGGAAAAGGCTGTCCCCGAAATCGAAGAGGGCGTACTGTTTGAGCATTTGAAAGTACCGGACCAGAATCGGCTTGTCGAAGCCGTACTGTACCTTGATCGCCTCGACTACCTCCGGATCGAGCCCGCGGCCGCCGCGATAGCCGGACCGCCCGTCCGCCGGGTTCGATCCGGCAGGAGACAGAGCGGAGCCGCCGGTTTCGCTCCGCCCCTGCCCGGTGAGCCGTTCGGTGGCTCCGCCGGGGCCGAGGCCGCTCATCGCCGCCAAAGCCTGGTCCACCGGACCGCCGGGCGCTATCTGCACAATGAAAAAATTCACCGTGATGATGGCCCAAAGGGTCGGAATAATAAGCAGCAGCCGTTTCAGTATGTACCGGGTCATTTCGACGCCCCCTTCGCGGGCTTCCCGCCCGCGTCCTTTCCTGTTGTCCCGCCGCGCAGGAGCCGGTCGCGCTCCGGATCGAACCACCAGGAATCCAGCCCCAGATCGTACCGCGGCGGAGTCGCCGGACGGTCGAAGCGGTCCCAGTACGCGACCCGGTACTGAGCCAGATGCCAGCGGGGAATCACGTAGAAGTTCCAGGTCAGCGCCCGGTCGAGGGCATGGCCCCAGGCAAGGAGCCCTTCCGCGTTTTCCTGATTCGCGACGATGCCGTCAACGAGGTAGTCGATCGCCGGATCCCTCACGCCGGCGAGGTTATAGGTGGAATCGATATAAGCCGATTTCCACGGAAGCTCCAGATCGGTGCTCGGATAATACAGGGCTCCGTAGCCCTGATCGATCAAATCGAAGTCCCGGTTGCGCATCCGGTTCGTATATTGGGTCGTGTCCACGATCCTGATGTCCATGAGTATTCCCATGCGCTCGAGGTTGCGCTTCAGGGGAGAGGCGATCCGTTCCATGGCCGGGCTGTACACCAGAAGCTCGAAGCGGA
Encoded proteins:
- a CDS encoding microcin C ABC transporter permease YejB, which gives rise to MTRYILKRLLLIIPTLWAIITVNFFIVQIAPGGPVDQALAAMSGLGPGGATERLTGQGRSETGGSALSPAGSNPADGRSGYRGGRGLDPEVVEAIKVQYGFDKPILVRYFQMLKQYALFDFGDSLFRGESVLGLIGRCLPVSVSLGLWSTLIIYLVSIPLGIRKAVRHGSRFDVWTSTAVILGNMIPTFLFAVLLIVLFAGGSFLKIFPLRGLVSADFATLSLGGKILDYASHIFLPVFVMTIGGFATLTMLTKNSFLDEIHKQYVTTARAKGLGERAILRDHVFRNAMLLVIAGFPATFISMFFTGSVLIEVIFSLNGLGLLGFEATMQRDYPVMFGTLYIFTLMGLVLSLVSDITYTLVDPRIDFERRSA